In Ictalurus punctatus breed USDA103 chromosome 3, Coco_2.0, whole genome shotgun sequence, the following are encoded in one genomic region:
- the LOC128632125 gene encoding interferon alpha-inducible protein 27-like protein 2A yields MDLGTIVAMGAGAAGAVVAAPLVVSALGFTAGGIAAGSIASWMMSTAAFANGGGVVAGGAVAVLQSVGAAGLSAAGQAVVAVTGAAVAGAVESLTSSCNETLI; encoded by the exons ATGGACTTGG GCACAATTGTGGCAATGGGAGCTGGAGCAG CTGGCGCTGTAGTAGCAGCTCCACTTGTGGTATCAGCGTTGGGTTTCACTGCTGGAGGCATCGCTGCAGGATCCATAGCTTCGTGGATGATGTCAACAGCAGCTTTTGCTAACGGTGGGGGCGTAGTAGCAGGAGGTGCTGTTGCTGTCCTCCAGTCCGTCG GAGCTGCTGGACTTTCTGCTGCTGGTCAGGCCGTAGTGGCGGTTACAGGAGCGGCTGTGGCTGGAGCGGTTGAAAGCTTAACCTCTTCATGTAATGAAACCttgatttaa
- the LOC128632109 gene encoding interferon alpha-inducible protein 27-like protein 2A: MDLGTIVAMGAGAAGAVVAAPLVVSALGFTAGGIAAGSIASSVMSAAAVANGGGVVAGGAVAVLQSVGAAGLSVAGQAVVAATGAAVAGAVECLTSSCG, from the exons ATGGACTTGG GCACAATTGTGGCAATGGGAGCTGGAGCAG CTGGCGCTGTAGTAGCAGCTCCACTTGTGGTATCAGCGTTGGGTTTCACTGCTGGAGGCATCGCTGCAGGATCCATAGCTTCGTCGGTGATGTCAGCAGCAGCTGTTGCTAACGGTGGGGGCGTAGTAGCAGGAGGTGCTGTTGCTGTCCTCCAGTCCGTCG GAGCTGCTGGACTTTCTGTTGCTGGCCAGGCCGTAGTGGCGGCTACAGGAGCAGCTGTGGCTGGAGCGGTTGAATGCTTAACCTCTTCATGTGGTTAA